The Benincasa hispida cultivar B227 chromosome 11, ASM972705v1, whole genome shotgun sequence genome has a segment encoding these proteins:
- the LOC120091519 gene encoding histone deacetylase HDT1 produces MEFWGAEVKAGEPLLVSPGEEKLLHLSQACLGESKNKGSEQVFLYVKVGNQKLVLGILSSEKFPQVSFDLVFDKEFELSHNWKNGSVHFTGYTSFLPEEEESSYTDSEEGFPLAAIDNGKQELETKKDAKPDTSGTKKKVQIVEPNKGGSNSIIDSKKNKDSSDEDDDEDEESTDDENANEGEEDDTDDDENEFSGVDSEDSDEESDDSLEEDEQTPKKAEASKKRPLDSANKTAAPDKKAKLVTPQKTDGKKGVAHVATPHPSKKAGKMPAANDKNKQQTPKSAGGAFPCKTCNRTFGSETALHSHTKAKHTAEK; encoded by the exons ATGGAGTTTTGGG GTGCTGAGGTTAAAGCTGGAGAACCTCTCTTGGTGAGTCCCGGAGAGGAGAAGTTATTGCATCTATCGCAG GCCTGTCTTGGAGAGTCCAAGAACAAAGGAAGTGAACAGGTTTTCCTATATGTCAAGGTCGGCAATCAGAAGCTTGTTCTGGGGATACTATCCTCAGAGAAATTCCCACAAGTGTCGTTTGATCTGGTGTTTGACAAAGAATTTGAGCTATCTCATAATTGGAAAAATGGAAGCGTGCACTTTACAGGATATACGAGTTTCCTTCCAGAAGA GGAGGAATCTTCTT aTACTGATTCGGAAGAGGGTTTTCCTCTAGCTGCCATTGACAATG GAAAGCAAGAGCTAGAGactaagaaagatgcaaagccTGATACTTCTGGAACCAAGAAAAAAGTGCAGATTGTAGAACCAAACAAAGGTGGCTCTAATTCAATTATTGACAGTAAGAAGAATAAAGACAGTTCtgatgaagatgatgacgaGGATGAAGAGAGCACGGATGATGAG AATGCAAATGAAGGTGAAGAAGATGATACtgatgatgatgaaaatgagTTTTCTGGAGTTGATAGTGAAGACTCTGATGAGGAATCGGACGACAGTTTGGAAGAGGACGAGCAGACGCCAAAAAAG GCTGAAGCAAGCAAGAAGAGACCTTTAGATTCTGCTAATAAAACGGCTGCTCCTGATAAGAAGGCAAAACTCGTCACTCCTCAGAAGACTG ATGGCAAGAAAGGCGTTGCTCATGTAGCTACTCCTCATCCTTCAAAGAAGGCCGGGAAAATGCCCGCTGCTAATGACAAAAATAAACAGCAAACTCCCAAATCAGCTGGTGGCGCATTCCCTTGCAAAACTTGCAACAG GACATTTGGCTCAGAAACTGCGTTACATTCCCACACAAAAGCTAAGCACACAGCCGAGAAGTGA